Proteins encoded together in one Bacillota bacterium window:
- a CDS encoding Nif3-like dinuclear metal center hexameric protein: MPLKCQTIVTFVEEMAPRALALEGDNTGWQVGDPESPVEAVLLALDADDRVVDEAVALGAGLIVAHHPLIFRPVRSVRLDLPGGALLARLIRAGIGVYAAHTSLDAAEQGVNAVLAERLGLTGFRVLDEEGGLGRVGRLPEALPFDVFAGRVKAVLGVPSVRVGGPRDRMVSKVALCGGSGGDLWGKAAFAGADVFVTGDLKYHTARDILAAGMNFVDPGHYPSERIILEPLRDHLAGRCRAAGADVRFAVARTHQDPFGNL, encoded by the coding sequence ATGCCTTTAAAGTGCCAAACGATTGTCACCTTCGTGGAGGAAATGGCCCCGCGCGCCCTGGCGCTGGAGGGGGACAACACCGGCTGGCAGGTGGGGGACCCCGAAAGTCCGGTGGAGGCCGTTCTCCTGGCCCTGGACGCGGACGACCGGGTCGTGGACGAGGCGGTGGCGCTGGGGGCCGGGCTGATCGTCGCCCACCACCCCCTGATCTTCAGGCCGGTGCGCAGCGTGCGCCTGGACCTGCCCGGCGGGGCGCTCCTCGCCCGGCTGATCCGCGCCGGGATCGGCGTGTACGCCGCCCACACCAGCCTGGACGCCGCCGAGCAGGGGGTGAACGCGGTGCTGGCCGAGCGGTTGGGGTTGACCGGCTTCCGGGTGCTGGACGAGGAGGGTGGGCTGGGGCGGGTCGGGCGCCTGCCGGAAGCGCTGCCCTTCGACGTTTTCGCCGGGCGGGTGAAAGCGGTGCTCGGCGTCCCGTCCGTCCGGGTGGGCGGCCCGCGGGACCGGATGGTATCCAAAGTCGCCCTTTGCGGTGGTTCGGGCGGCGACCTGTGGGGCAAGGCGGCCTTCGCCGGCGCCGATGTGTTCGTGACCGGCGATCTAAAATATCACACCGCGCGGGACATCCTGGCCGCCGGTATGAACTTCGTCGATCCGGGCCATTATCCCAGCGAACGGATCATCCTGGAGCCCCTGCGGGACCACCTGGCCGGGCGCTGCCGGGCCGCCGGCGCCGACGTGCGTTTCGCCGTCGCCCGAACCCACCAGGATCCGTTCGGAAACCTTTAG
- a CDS encoding class I SAM-dependent methyltransferase — translation MAARMMIELPARLQAVADYIPPGKTVADIGTDHALLPVYLVGWGVAPRVIAVEKAPGPLDAARQAVAASDLGEFIDVRAGDGLAPVAPGEAEVVVLAGMGGRNIAAILGASPEVLGTVETLVLQPQEPVTPARRWLIENGFRIAAETLVPDAGRLYPVIWAEKGRSEPVDDLLLEVGPDLVARKHPFLPRYLAVIRARYEKMLDGLEKSGREELDQRRAAAGARLEQLEALEKCL, via the coding sequence GTGGCCGCACGGATGATGATCGAGCTGCCGGCGCGGCTCCAGGCCGTCGCCGATTATATTCCGCCCGGGAAGACGGTGGCCGACATCGGTACCGACCATGCCCTGCTGCCCGTCTACCTGGTGGGCTGGGGGGTGGCGCCGCGGGTGATCGCGGTGGAGAAGGCGCCCGGTCCCCTGGACGCTGCCCGGCAGGCGGTGGCCGCAAGTGACCTGGGCGAGTTTATCGACGTCCGGGCCGGGGACGGGCTGGCGCCGGTCGCCCCCGGAGAGGCCGAGGTGGTGGTGCTCGCCGGGATGGGCGGGCGGAATATCGCCGCCATCCTGGGCGCGTCCCCGGAGGTATTGGGAACGGTCGAGACTCTGGTGCTGCAGCCCCAAGAGCCGGTGACCCCGGCCCGCCGCTGGCTGATCGAAAACGGCTTCCGGATTGCGGCCGAGACCCTCGTCCCGGACGCCGGGCGGCTCTACCCGGTGATCTGGGCCGAAAAAGGGCGTTCCGAGCCGGTGGACGATCTCCTGCTGGAGGTCGGTCCCGACCTGGTAGCGCGTAAGCACCCGTTCTTGCCGCGCTATTTGGCCGTGATCAGGGCGCGCTACGAAAAGATGCTGGACGGGCTGGAGAAAAGCGGCCGCGAAGAACTGGACCAGCGCCGGGCCGCCGCCGGAGCCCGGCTGGAACAACTGGAGGCGTTGGAGAAATGCCTTTAA
- a CDS encoding rubredoxin-like domain-containing protein: protein MQCLVCGYIVPGESPPMRCPLCGAAEDKFRGLTLRTGDNQVMANVDWLDHLNNGVLYLAYALRAEEEGYPEIAAALYRIGRDKARHAAEWLNRRQPPGGSADNLRLLLRHEEATAANLSGLAGAARKAGDTETALFLERVAAAERRHGNVLRNLRQRLFGE, encoded by the coding sequence ATGCAGTGTCTGGTCTGTGGTTATATTGTCCCGGGTGAGTCGCCTCCGATGCGCTGCCCCTTGTGCGGGGCCGCGGAGGACAAGTTCCGGGGGTTGACGCTCCGCACCGGGGATAACCAAGTCATGGCGAACGTGGACTGGCTGGACCACTTGAATAACGGCGTCCTGTACCTGGCCTACGCGCTCCGGGCCGAGGAGGAGGGCTACCCCGAGATTGCCGCCGCGCTGTACCGAATAGGCCGGGACAAGGCCCGGCACGCCGCTGAATGGCTGAACCGGCGGCAACCGCCGGGTGGCAGCGCCGACAATCTCCGCCTGCTTCTGCGGCACGAGGAGGCAACCGCCGCAAACCTGTCCGGGCTCGCCGGGGCCGCGCGCAAGGCCGGGGATACCGAGACCGCCCTCTTCCTGGAACGCGTCGCCGCCGCGGAGCGCCGCCACGGGAACGTGCTCCGAAACTTGCGCCAACGACTTTTTGGGGAATAG